The genome window CAtttttaataataaaatgtagCTCCACTTTGACAGCTGCAACATGAAGTGATATTCTGTAGGAGctatttgttttaatttgtcATTTAGCTATATCATTTTGTGGAAGATCTACAAATGGATTTTAAAATAGTTTCTGATGTTTGTCCGAAGTGGCGAGGATACCTGATACTTGGTAAGTTCCAGTGTGTCccccattgtcttggaggggcgctgagccccgccaacggagccccgcgccgcccccctgaaattccaggtgtttaaaaataaatacaaataataatctttttttatttatttatttatatatatatatatatatatatataaatgaataagcaccaaattgcaactaatctatatactgtcacttttcacattgaacatgtgctcttttattaaataatcgctttcattttaagttgtgagtttagtgtttttgaccctaagaaacactgatgcattaatcaataacaataatccacagctcctctctctgctccagaggatttaaaaaatatatatcccccCGTATGATTGTTTATGTTGTCTGTCCTACTGCCGTGTTTTTAATGTTATGTATGTCTAGTTTTTGCACACTgggacagagttgcactctgaATCTCGTTGTACTTtttgtataatgacaataaaaggctttaacaTTTAACTAGAAGGATTCTCTCTTCCACACCCCCAACCAAAATTGAGCAtaacagggcccctttaagataTCATGTGGACTTTCCTCTTAATGCTCACTGTGTGTGCTTTTAAGGAGTTGCAAGAATCATCAGCCATGAAGGAGGCGTCGCAAACATCGAGGTTTTGCAGGTACATTATCAGTTGTTATCAGTGAATTGCTGTTACTGAAAGTGTTTCATGTGTAGTTGAGCCTGTGTGTTGTCTCTCCTGCAGGCGGCACTGCTCCATGACACAGTGGAGGACACGGACACTTCTTTTGCAGAGCTAGAAGCAAAGTTTGGACCGATCGTGGCTCGCATCGTTCAGGAGGTGACGGATGACAAAAGCCTGTCCAAACAGGACAGGAAGCGTCAGCAGGTGGAACACGCGGCTCACTGCAGCCGCCAAGCCAAAGTGGTGAAACTGGCTGATAAACTTTACAACCTGAGGGACCTGAACCGCTGCACTCCCTCCGGTCAACACCTCTCTTTAACTTTCAATGGACTTCATGTTTCATGGCATTTATTTCATGTTTCTTAACAAATCCGATATAGAGAACAAAATCCACAATGTGTTATTTAATCTCTTAATACTTTTTGACTTCCCTGCACTATTCGTTGATCTCAGAACCAAGAAAAATTCTCCCCAAGTGAGGATGAAAACCTTTAAAACGGTTTAAAAATATCTAGTttctttttatttctttttatgttttaaaTACATCATTAATAAACAATTAACTGAAAGAGATAAGGGGCCTTTGCTTGGGAAGTGTTTCAGCTAAACGAGGCTTTACAGGCAATTCTTGTTAGTGAGAAAATGCATTGTTGATTTTGTTATAGGATGGATTTGATAAACTCATGACTATACAAAAAAGGTATATTGATAAAGTGTATTGAAGTCACCAAAACAAATGTACTCATACGGGAAATAAACCTGTCCAACAACTTAATGAACTGTattaaaactaaaataaaactcTGAAAGGAGAGTTTATGTTGCAGTTGCACATGTAGTAAAATGGTAACAACTCCTGGTGAAGTACTGTGTACCAATGCATGACAATGT of Pseudochaenichthys georgianus chromosome 3, fPseGeo1.2, whole genome shotgun sequence contains these proteins:
- the hddc3 gene encoding guanosine-3',5'-bis(diphosphate) 3'-pyrophosphohydrolase MESH1, yielding MNSDAVLLLETVNFAAEKHRNQRRKDPEATPYINHPIGVARIISHEGGVANIEVLQAALLHDTVEDTDTSFAELEAKFGPIVARIVQEVTDDKSLSKQDRKRQQVEHAAHCSRQAKVVKLADKLYNLRDLNRCTPSGWTAERVQEYFVWASEVVKGLRGTNYALEERLEELFRQRGVQL